One stretch of Chryseobacterium sp. LJ668 DNA includes these proteins:
- a CDS encoding PorP/SprF family type IX secretion system membrane protein, whose product MRKLYAIVCLALLSNAYKAQESLPYYQQYLLDGEFLFNPAQYGKTDYVQLNLNYQQQFSKFSESPNVQSVGINANIFDRVGAGISVFRDSNGPISAGGITAGASYFIPLSSDGERKDQFSFGTSVNFYNMNFDYSKINTEDGYDPLLQGNESNIFMAYANFGLAATYKGLFGGISVNDIALSNDESIVNNYEPSPIKFFLNLGYDWKIADNIAITPSALINLNTNSTRMMDLNLMATFSNDINAFSFGVSYRGVQNRFDNQQLSISPVVKVRFNKFMIGATYNLGMSDIQEYGGNSFMLGIGYNFDNFINHRGFRY is encoded by the coding sequence ATGAGAAAACTATATGCTATCGTATGTTTAGCTCTTTTGTCTAATGCGTACAAAGCACAAGAATCATTACCATACTATCAGCAATATCTATTAGATGGTGAGTTCCTGTTCAACCCTGCACAATATGGTAAAACGGACTATGTACAGCTTAATCTAAACTATCAACAACAATTTTCAAAATTTAGCGAGTCTCCGAACGTTCAGTCGGTGGGGATTAATGCTAACATTTTTGATAGAGTGGGAGCGGGTATTTCCGTTTTTAGAGATAGCAACGGCCCTATTTCTGCGGGAGGAATTACAGCAGGAGCTTCTTACTTCATCCCTCTAAGCAGCGATGGTGAAAGAAAAGATCAGTTTTCTTTTGGTACAAGTGTTAACTTTTACAATATGAATTTTGATTATTCTAAAATTAATACTGAAGATGGTTACGATCCATTATTGCAAGGAAACGAAAGTAATATCTTTATGGCGTATGCAAACTTCGGTTTAGCAGCAACGTATAAAGGATTATTCGGAGGCATTTCGGTAAACGATATTGCATTAAGCAATGACGAATCTATCGTTAATAACTACGAGCCATCGCCGATCAAATTCTTCTTGAATTTAGGATACGACTGGAAAATCGCAGACAATATTGCCATTACTCCTTCAGCTTTAATCAATTTGAATACCAATTCTACTAGAATGATGGATTTGAACCTGATGGCTACATTCTCAAATGACATCAACGCATTCTCTTTCGGAGTAAGCTACAGAGGTGTTCAAAACAGATTTGACAACCAGCAGTTGAGTATTTCACCAGTTGTGAAAGTAAGATTCAACAAATTTATGATAGGAGCTACTTATAACCTTGGAATGTCTGACATTCAGGAGTACGGTGGAAACAGCTTTATGCTTGGTATAGGTTACAACTTTGATAACTTTATTAATCATAGAGGATTTAGATATTAA
- a CDS encoding RluA family pseudouridine synthase → MTDDNEDFLDEDILDPNNVDIDEENKGLYEHVNITVDGKQEPLRIDKFLLNFRQNSSRNKISQTCRAGNVVVNGIPVKQNYRVKPGDHISLLLAHPPRLNVIIPQDIPINIVYEDDDLVVVDKDPGMVVHPGFGNWDGTLVNALAFHFDKKGEKSDLDRVGLVHRIDKDTSGLLVIAKNEYALSFLAKQFFERKTKRLYWAFVWGNVKEDTGTITGHIGRHPKNRMQMYTYADGSQGKHAVTHYKVLERFRYMTWVECKLETGRTHQIRAHFKHIGHTLFNDERYEGNIALRGVNLPKYKHFVKNVFEILPRHALHAHTLGFIHPTTKKELYFESPMPQDMTDAVKKWRNYLEN, encoded by the coding sequence ATGACAGACGATAACGAAGATTTTTTAGACGAAGACATATTAGACCCTAACAATGTTGATATTGATGAGGAAAACAAAGGGTTGTACGAGCACGTGAATATTACAGTTGACGGCAAGCAGGAACCTTTAAGAATCGATAAATTTCTTTTAAATTTCCGTCAGAATTCTTCAAGAAATAAAATTTCTCAGACGTGCAGAGCAGGAAATGTTGTGGTCAACGGAATTCCTGTAAAGCAAAATTACCGCGTAAAGCCGGGAGATCATATTTCATTACTCCTTGCACATCCTCCGAGATTGAATGTGATCATTCCGCAGGATATACCTATCAATATTGTGTATGAAGATGATGATTTGGTTGTGGTAGATAAAGATCCGGGAATGGTGGTGCATCCGGGATTCGGAAACTGGGACGGAACTTTAGTTAATGCCTTAGCTTTCCATTTTGATAAGAAGGGAGAAAAATCTGATTTGGACCGGGTAGGTTTAGTCCACAGAATCGATAAAGATACGTCAGGGCTCTTGGTGATTGCTAAGAATGAGTATGCATTGAGTTTTCTTGCCAAGCAATTTTTCGAAAGAAAAACCAAAAGATTGTATTGGGCTTTTGTCTGGGGGAATGTAAAAGAAGACACAGGTACCATAACTGGTCATATAGGCAGGCATCCCAAAAACAGGATGCAGATGTATACTTATGCAGACGGAAGCCAAGGGAAGCATGCTGTGACGCATTATAAAGTTTTAGAAAGATTCAGATACATGACCTGGGTAGAATGTAAACTAGAAACCGGAAGAACTCACCAGATTCGTGCTCACTTCAAACACATCGGACATACGCTGTTTAATGATGAAAGATATGAAGGAAACATCGCCCTTCGAGGAGTTAACCTACCTAAGTACAAGCACTTTGTGAAAAATGTTTTTGAAATTCTGCCGAGACATGCACTTCATGCCCATACTTTAGGATTTATACATCCGACTACAAAAAAGGAATTGTATTTTGAGAGCCCAATGCCTCAAGATATGACGGATGCCGTAAAAAAATGGAGAAATTATTTAGAAAACTAA
- a CDS encoding PASTA domain-containing protein, protein MLKSLFNWKVLINLVVAVAVFMGLVWLTFRWLEYHTNHGQEIPVPNVVNKSVHDAVKILEDTGLDYEVDSATYNPKYRPFQVLQVYPSPGSRVKDGRAIQLKVNPRSWAPVAVPDVINKYSGLAFQRLDQVGLKVGDTIFEPSIQKDAVLRVLFKGNTIKPGSLIPRFSIIDVVIGSGPMRNITIPNVVGLTVKEAKAYIARNLFEVGVVEHEDGSSDESDIVYYQDPAAGDARDQGMQIDLWASKKTPAELRGRIDQLNSIYRMQVDTTLPPIRYEEVPNFQDAPVNETPPPVTPKREVPKTETLKPSGTSTSKPVGTAKATDVKPKTSSADNTGKQTVTPTEKPKAKKAIIN, encoded by the coding sequence ATGCTTAAATCACTTTTCAATTGGAAAGTTTTAATTAATTTGGTAGTAGCAGTCGCAGTTTTCATGGGATTGGTATGGCTTACATTTCGCTGGTTGGAGTATCATACCAATCATGGTCAGGAAATTCCTGTTCCAAACGTTGTGAATAAGTCTGTACACGATGCTGTCAAAATATTAGAAGACACCGGACTAGACTACGAAGTAGACAGTGCTACCTATAATCCGAAATACAGGCCTTTTCAGGTACTTCAGGTATATCCGTCACCGGGATCTCGTGTGAAAGACGGAAGAGCCATTCAGTTGAAAGTGAACCCAAGAAGCTGGGCTCCTGTAGCTGTTCCTGATGTAATCAATAAATATTCAGGTTTGGCATTCCAGAGATTAGACCAGGTGGGATTGAAAGTAGGAGATACTATTTTTGAGCCGAGTATTCAGAAAGATGCTGTTCTCAGAGTTTTATTCAAAGGAAACACTATAAAACCAGGCTCATTAATACCTAGATTTTCAATTATTGATGTAGTGATTGGTTCCGGGCCGATGAGAAATATTACCATACCGAATGTGGTGGGTCTTACAGTAAAAGAAGCCAAAGCATATATTGCCAGAAACCTCTTTGAAGTAGGTGTTGTAGAACACGAAGATGGAAGCAGCGACGAATCTGACATTGTATATTATCAGGATCCGGCAGCAGGTGATGCAAGAGACCAGGGAATGCAGATCGATCTATGGGCAAGTAAGAAAACGCCAGCAGAATTACGGGGAAGAATAGATCAGTTGAATTCTATTTACCGAATGCAAGTAGATACTACATTGCCTCCTATCAGATATGAAGAAGTTCCTAACTTTCAGGATGCACCGGTAAATGAAACTCCGCCGCCGGTAACTCCTAAAAGAGAAGTTCCAAAGACTGAAACTTTAAAACCTTCAGGAACTTCGACTTCAAAACCTGTAGGCACTGCTAAAGCTACAGATGTGAAGCCTAAAACAAGTTCGGCAGACAATACAGGAAAACAAACTGTAACGCCGACAGAAAAACCAAAAGCTAAGAAAGCTATCATAAATTAA
- a CDS encoding D-alanine--D-alanine ligase, with translation MSKKHVAVVMGGYSDEYVVSLKSGQLIYDSLDRDLYNVYKVVILKNEWYFLDENETKLPINQGDFSVTLQNNEQLKFDVCFNIIHGTPGENGILQAYWDAIGQSYTGCDFYQSALTFNKKDTLAVLSKYGIPSAKSVYLRKGENINVDEIIEHLGLPLFVKPNQSGSSLGISKVKEKSELIAATEIAFKEDDEILIESFLDGMEVSVGVIDFKGETIVLGITEIVPQNEFFDYEAKYEGASEEITPARIDAETTQRVEEIAKRAYESLGMSGFSRSEFILMDGVPYMLEMNTNPGFSPASILPQQAKIYGISIKDLCGNEVEKALQKRTRY, from the coding sequence ATGAGCAAAAAACACGTTGCCGTAGTGATGGGGGGCTATTCTGACGAATATGTAGTTTCCTTAAAAAGCGGACAATTGATCTACGATTCTTTAGACCGAGATCTCTATAATGTATATAAAGTAGTCATTCTGAAAAACGAATGGTATTTTTTAGATGAAAACGAAACTAAGCTTCCGATTAATCAAGGAGATTTTTCGGTGACATTACAAAATAATGAGCAATTAAAATTTGATGTCTGCTTCAATATCATCCACGGAACTCCCGGTGAAAATGGAATTTTGCAGGCGTATTGGGATGCTATCGGGCAATCTTATACCGGCTGCGATTTTTACCAGAGTGCTTTAACGTTTAATAAAAAAGATACTTTAGCCGTTTTATCCAAATACGGAATTCCTTCTGCGAAAAGTGTTTATTTAAGAAAAGGTGAAAACATCAACGTTGATGAAATCATTGAACATCTTGGGCTTCCACTGTTTGTAAAACCCAATCAGTCGGGTTCTTCACTGGGGATTTCAAAGGTCAAAGAAAAGTCTGAGTTGATCGCTGCGACTGAAATAGCTTTTAAAGAAGATGATGAAATTTTAATTGAAAGTTTTTTAGACGGAATGGAAGTTTCCGTGGGCGTAATTGATTTTAAAGGTGAAACGATCGTGTTAGGAATTACAGAAATTGTTCCACAAAATGAATTTTTTGATTATGAAGCCAAATATGAAGGGGCTTCGGAAGAAATTACCCCCGCCAGAATTGATGCTGAGACTACCCAAAGAGTAGAAGAAATTGCAAAAAGAGCCTACGAATCTTTAGGAATGAGCGGCTTTTCGAGAAGTGAATTTATATTGATGGACGGCGTTCCTTATATGTTGGAAATGAATACCAACCCGGGATTTTCACCGGCAAGCATCCTCCCCCAGCAGGCAAAAATTTATGGCATTTCGATTAAAGATCTCTGCGGAAATGAGGTTGAAAAAGCTTTACAAAAAAGAACTAGATATTAG
- the coaD gene encoding pantetheine-phosphate adenylyltransferase gives MKIAVFPGSFDPITLGHYDIIERAAALFDKVIIAIGQNSQKKYMFPLEKRMEFIQNSVAEFANVEVDHFEGLTIDFCFEKNAQFILRGLRNPADFEFEKAIAHTNRTLAHKKLETVFLLTSSGKSFISSSIVREIINHGGEYELLVPDAVRVEK, from the coding sequence ATGAAAATTGCTGTTTTTCCGGGATCTTTTGATCCTATTACATTAGGACATTACGATATTATTGAGAGAGCTGCGGCACTATTCGACAAGGTAATAATTGCAATCGGGCAGAACTCACAGAAAAAATACATGTTTCCGCTTGAGAAAAGAATGGAATTTATACAAAATTCTGTCGCTGAGTTTGCAAATGTTGAAGTAGACCATTTTGAAGGTTTGACCATTGATTTCTGCTTTGAAAAAAATGCCCAGTTTATCCTCAGAGGATTGAGAAATCCTGCCGATTTTGAATTTGAAAAAGCAATTGCTCATACCAATCGTACTTTAGCCCACAAAAAATTGGAAACCGTTTTTCTGTTGACCTCATCAGGAAAATCATTCATCAGCAGCAGCATTGTGAGAGAAATCATCAATCACGGCGGAGAATACGAATTGCTGGTTCCGGATGCTGTGCGAGTTGAAAAATAA
- a CDS encoding trimeric intracellular cation channel family protein, translated as MHEQLNFAIEILGTISFSMSGSFAAMQKRLDPFGVLIIAFVTSVGGGTVRDLLLDIPVFWMHDLLMCGLILATSVFSMVFKSIEKNFKVTLFIFDSFGLGLFTIIGVQKGLNLDIHPLICIGLGTITGCFGGIIRDILLNRIPLIFRKEIYASACIVGGSTFLLFTHFTTLSYTFIQIFTILMIVSVRTLAVKYQWQIPKFYGYESNSEM; from the coding sequence ATGCACGAACAGCTCAATTTTGCCATAGAAATTCTCGGTACAATATCGTTTTCGATGTCGGGAAGTTTTGCTGCAATGCAGAAACGGCTTGATCCGTTTGGCGTATTGATTATTGCATTCGTCACTTCAGTCGGTGGCGGTACGGTGAGAGATTTATTGCTCGATATTCCTGTTTTTTGGATGCATGACTTGTTGATGTGCGGTTTAATTTTAGCGACCAGTGTTTTTTCGATGGTATTTAAATCGATTGAGAAAAATTTCAAAGTCACTTTATTTATTTTCGATAGTTTCGGGTTGGGATTATTTACGATTATTGGCGTTCAGAAAGGTCTGAATCTAGATATCCATCCTCTAATATGCATTGGGCTGGGCACGATTACCGGCTGTTTCGGCGGAATAATCAGGGATATTTTATTAAACAGAATCCCTCTGATCTTTAGAAAAGAAATTTACGCCAGTGCATGTATTGTTGGCGGATCAACGTTTTTGTTGTTTACACATTTTACAACCCTTTCTTATACCTTTATACAGATTTTCACGATATTAATGATTGTAAGCGTGAGAACTTTAGCCGTAAAATACCAGTGGCAAATTCCAAAATTCTATGGATATGAAAGTAATTCAGAAATGTAA
- a CDS encoding DUF2892 domain-containing protein, producing MNKYIKIVVGALLILGGLYMMIYTREKGWGVVVFLLAALPIFLFFKNENILLAFWQLRKQDMLKASKFLNNIKNYKTELHKTQYGYYHYLQGLVLAQDHPTKVEPLMKKALEYGLNMKHDRAMATLNLAAGAISKGRRQEGQRLLDEAKALDTAGMMTDQIKMMKEQLKMPTMQKHIHNPHMRNRGKF from the coding sequence ATGAATAAATACATAAAAATCGTAGTTGGGGCACTTCTTATTTTGGGAGGTTTATATATGATGATTTACACAAGGGAAAAAGGTTGGGGAGTTGTTGTCTTCCTTTTGGCAGCTTTACCTATTTTTCTTTTCTTTAAAAATGAAAATATCCTTCTGGCCTTCTGGCAATTGAGAAAACAGGATATGCTAAAAGCTTCAAAATTTTTAAACAATATTAAGAATTATAAAACAGAGCTTCATAAAACCCAATATGGCTATTACCATTACTTGCAAGGTTTGGTTTTGGCTCAGGATCATCCAACAAAAGTAGAACCTTTGATGAAAAAAGCGTTAGAATATGGTCTAAATATGAAGCACGATAGAGCAATGGCTACTTTAAACCTAGCTGCAGGAGCAATCTCTAAAGGAAGAAGACAGGAAGGGCAAAGACTTTTGGATGAAGCAAAAGCACTTGACACGGCAGGAATGATGACCGATCAGATCAAAATGATGAAAGAACAGCTGAAAATGCCAACGATGCAGAAGCATATTCACAATCCTCATATGAGAAACAGAGGAAAGTTTTAA
- a CDS encoding dihydrofolate reductase produces MTTIVVAMGEKNEIGYDNKLLWHLPKDLKHFKDLTSGHPIIMGRKTYESIGKPLPNRTNIVVSRKKDWYQEGILIVGSIKEAVKFAKKIDEDIFIIGGGNIYEQTIEITDKLEVTLVKAELKADTFFPKIDPKMWKLSEEVFHEKDDKNQYDFCFQTYEKIKTE; encoded by the coding sequence ATGACAACAATTGTAGTTGCGATGGGGGAGAAAAATGAAATCGGTTATGATAATAAGCTGCTTTGGCATCTGCCGAAAGATTTAAAACATTTTAAAGATCTCACATCGGGACATCCGATTATTATGGGAAGAAAGACCTACGAAAGTATTGGTAAACCACTTCCAAACCGTACCAATATTGTTGTATCAAGAAAGAAAGATTGGTATCAGGAAGGAATTCTCATTGTAGGAAGTATAAAAGAAGCAGTAAAATTTGCAAAAAAAATTGATGAAGACATATTTATCATTGGTGGCGGAAATATTTATGAGCAAACCATCGAAATTACCGATAAGCTTGAGGTTACTTTGGTCAAAGCAGAATTAAAAGCTGATACTTTTTTTCCGAAGATTGACCCGAAAATGTGGAAGCTGTCTGAAGAAGTTTTTCATGAGAAAGATGATAAAAACCAATATGATTTCTGTTTTCAAACGTATGAAAAAATAAAGACAGAATAG
- a CDS encoding LemA family protein, with the protein MKNKGCLSAGTIGIALLIIVAVLFFWGKSGYNNFVTKEQTVNTKWSNVETVYQKRANLIPNLERTVKSYSKFEQETLTSVIEARSKATSINIDPTNMTEADLAKFQAAQGELSGALSRLMAVVESYPNLKADQQYINFQREYTAIENSIRSETVYYNSAAQDYNTSIKTFPNNILANFTNFKEKPYFKAAAGAEKAPEVFTE; encoded by the coding sequence ATGAAAAACAAAGGTTGCCTGAGCGCCGGAACCATCGGTATCGCTCTCCTTATTATCGTTGCTGTATTATTTTTCTGGGGGAAAAGCGGGTACAACAATTTCGTCACAAAAGAGCAGACTGTCAATACAAAATGGTCAAATGTAGAAACAGTTTATCAAAAGAGAGCCAATCTGATTCCTAATTTGGAAAGAACCGTAAAATCATATTCAAAATTTGAGCAGGAAACATTGACCAGCGTTATAGAAGCACGGTCAAAAGCTACATCAATCAATATTGATCCTACAAATATGACTGAGGCAGATCTTGCTAAGTTTCAGGCAGCACAGGGAGAATTATCTGGTGCTTTAAGCAGATTGATGGCCGTTGTAGAATCTTATCCAAATTTAAAGGCAGACCAACAGTATATAAACTTCCAAAGAGAATATACGGCTATTGAAAACAGCATCCGATCAGAGACTGTTTACTATAACAGTGCTGCTCAGGATTACAATACTTCAATCAAGACTTTCCCGAATAATATTCTGGCAAATTTCACTAACTTTAAAGAAAAGCCATACTTCAAAGCAGCGGCAGGTGCAGAAAAAGCACCGGAAGTTTTCACAGAATAA
- a CDS encoding TPM domain-containing protein — MSQFLTDQQIASLVEAIQSAENHSTGEIRVHIDSTTENNNAEKAFEVFNRLCKDQTAEKNAVLFHVNFEKKYLTIIGDTGIHVKVHQSYWDHLHDYITSEFAKGNYYKALKSAILETGLELKKHFPVTGENYNELPNEITFS, encoded by the coding sequence ATGAGCCAATTTCTTACAGATCAACAGATAGCTTCTCTAGTGGAAGCTATTCAGTCGGCAGAAAATCATTCCACCGGAGAAATTCGTGTGCATATAGATTCTACTACCGAAAATAATAATGCGGAAAAAGCTTTTGAAGTTTTTAACAGACTCTGCAAAGATCAGACAGCAGAGAAAAATGCTGTGCTCTTTCATGTGAATTTTGAAAAAAAATACCTTACCATTATTGGTGATACAGGCATTCATGTTAAGGTACATCAGTCTTATTGGGATCATCTTCATGATTATATCACTTCAGAATTTGCAAAGGGCAATTACTATAAGGCGTTGAAAAGTGCCATTCTCGAAACCGGTCTCGAACTCAAAAAACATTTTCCTGTAACAGGAGAAAACTACAACGAACTTCCCAATGAGATTACGTTCTCTTAA
- a CDS encoding TPM domain-containing protein → MRLRSLKILLSFLSICLYAFVSAQYAIPAKPSVLYPVYDEANLLTQQEKTELNNKLIKFADSTSTEIEVIIIPSTKGEDINYLATMFGEKWGIGQKDIDNGVVFLIATEDRTMSIQQGRAVEQYLTASVSGQILDYIVTPNFKQGKWYEGINGGTTAIMEAVQGKFKPLANQKKSGDTSTSKLLLIGFVIFIILIIFFRNKGGGDDGDILLGRRGRRNYPGGFFPFPGSFGGGGFGGGSSGGGGGFGGFGGGGSFGGGGASGGW, encoded by the coding sequence ATGAGATTACGTTCTCTTAAAATATTGCTGTCATTTTTATCGATATGCCTTTACGCTTTTGTATCGGCACAATACGCCATTCCAGCAAAACCATCAGTTTTATATCCTGTATATGATGAAGCCAATCTTCTCACTCAACAGGAAAAAACTGAACTCAACAACAAGCTCATTAAATTTGCAGATTCTACCTCGACGGAAATTGAAGTTATCATTATTCCTTCAACCAAAGGAGAAGACATCAATTATCTTGCAACGATGTTTGGAGAAAAATGGGGAATCGGCCAAAAAGATATAGACAATGGAGTTGTCTTCTTAATAGCCACTGAAGACAGAACCATGTCTATCCAGCAGGGACGGGCTGTTGAACAGTATTTAACTGCATCAGTTTCCGGGCAGATTTTAGATTATATCGTAACCCCAAATTTTAAACAGGGAAAATGGTATGAAGGAATCAATGGTGGAACAACTGCAATTATGGAGGCAGTGCAGGGGAAATTTAAACCTTTAGCCAATCAGAAAAAATCTGGTGACACCAGTACTTCAAAATTACTTCTAATCGGATTTGTCATCTTCATTATTCTCATTATTTTCTTCAGAAATAAAGGTGGCGGTGATGACGGAGACATTTTGTTAGGTCGAAGAGGGCGCAGAAATTATCCTGGCGGCTTCTTTCCGTTTCCGGGAAGTTTCGGTGGCGGAGGCTTTGGCGGCGGAAGTTCAGGCGGCGGCGGAGGTTTTGGCGGCTTCGGTGGTGGCGGAAGTTTTGGCGGTGGTGGAGCATCTGGTGGATGGTGA
- a CDS encoding NAD(P)H-dependent oxidoreductase, whose amino-acid sequence MKKTLVVFAHPYLEHSNSNVELINFYVRHQHYTLRDLYEEYPDFHIAAFRERKRLQNYDRFIFQFPIIWFGMPPLLRLWIDEVFDRNWLNDGEQNPLEGKEVYIVVTTGGKERSFSKEGTYQYTIDELISGLIVSLKVFKANIKDIIIVYEANKLSKKEIILHKQKFIQLLNQ is encoded by the coding sequence ATGAAGAAAACGCTGGTAGTTTTTGCGCATCCTTATCTGGAACACTCAAATTCAAATGTGGAGTTGATCAACTTCTACGTTCGCCATCAGCATTATACCTTAAGGGACCTTTATGAAGAATATCCCGATTTTCATATTGCAGCTTTCCGTGAACGAAAACGCCTGCAAAATTATGACCGCTTTATCTTTCAGTTCCCAATTATTTGGTTCGGAATGCCACCATTGCTGCGACTTTGGATCGACGAAGTTTTTGACAGAAATTGGCTTAATGATGGAGAACAAAACCCTTTGGAAGGCAAAGAAGTCTATATTGTTGTCACAACTGGAGGAAAAGAAAGGTCTTTCAGCAAAGAAGGCACATATCAATATACCATTGACGAACTAATCAGCGGCCTGATTGTTTCTCTCAAAGTATTTAAGGCCAATATCAAAGACATCATCATTGTTTACGAAGCCAATAAATTATCAAAAAAAGAAATCATTTTACATAAACAAAAATTTATTCAACTTTTAAATCAATAG